The genome window TTGAAGGACGGGTTAAAGAAGGGTGATCCACCTGTATACCCGTAGCGGGGTCCTGTACAAGGGTGGGAGTTGATCAGCTTGGAATGAAACTCCGATGAGTACGGGTGAGCTGAATCTGACTCACTCTCCATTTCGAGTACTTCTCCATTCCGTTCTTTCTGCTCTGCTTGAATTATGTTGCTAAAGATGAGTAAGAAGGTCGAATTCACGACGAAAGTGACCAGCCAGATGTACCGGTGGAGAgcaggagagagggaagtcACTCGCGCGGTATGATGTGGCATTTATCTATCGATCGGTACacatcggtgagtgagcCGGTCAGTCGTTCGTTCGGGGCATTCGTTATCACTCCCTGTTCCACCGTTCTATTATCGCCACCGAGACTGAGAACCGAGTCAAAGCTCAGTAAAGGTTGAATGAGATTTCAGAGACAATCGTAATATAAAGAGAGCATTGACATTTGATTACTTTGTAATTACTCGTACTCTCCGCGTCTGTATACATACACAATGGGGTACACTCTTCTCATTGACAACTACGATTCTTTCACCTGGAACATCTACGCCGACTTGGCATCAATAGGAGGGAATCCTTTCGTCGTTCGAAATGACAAGATCACAAtgaaagaggtcgaggtgagtccgtgCGGAGGCAGTGCAGCCTCGTTGTATACTAAGCGACATCTTGTATTCCCCTTTCTCACTGTAGGCCATGTTCGAAGCTGGAGAACTCGACAGATTGGTCATATCCCCTGGACCTGGACACCCTCGAACCGACTCTGGTATCTCACGAGATGTGATCTCGTGGGGGATGGGTAAACTTCCCATTTTGGGTGTGTGTATGGGTCTAGAGTGTATCGTCGACTTGTTAGGAGGAGATGTAAGCTATTAGTCTCTTGTTGATTTGAACACTTCAGCTGACATTCGCGCGTGTGATAGATCGCCTTCGCTGGAGAGATCAAGCACGGCAAGACATCACTGGTCAAACATGATGGTCTTGGTGTCTTCCACGATCTACCTCAggatctctcttccaccagaTATCATTCCCTCTCCGCCTCAGTCCTTTCTCTCCCCCCCATCCTACAGGTCACTTCCACGACGAAGGAGTCTGGCGTCATCATGGGTGTCAGACATCGAAATTATACGGTCGAAGCGGTCCAGTACCATCCTGAGAGCTGTATGAGcgaaggaggacgaggtttGATGGCCAACTTCTTGAAGATGAAAGGCGGGAAGTGGGGCGGTGAGAATGCTTGGTGTGGAGTCGTCGAGGGAGTAGATGCACAAGAAGAGGCTAAACCGAAAGTCAATGGGAACGCCAATGGAAATGCGCCATCGGTGCCTACAATCCTCAACAAGATTCACGCACAACGATTGCTCGACGTcgaagcttcttcttcggtccaTGCGAAGACCCCAGCCAACGTCTCTACATCACTTTCACTTCACACTTCACCACCTctgatcaacttcctccaGCGAATCAAGTCAACCCCCCATACCGCTGTCATGGCTGAGATCAAGCGAGCATCCCCTTCAAAGGGTGATATCGCACCATTGGCTTCTGCCCCTGCCCAAGCACTCAAATACGCCCTCGCCGGTGCCTCGGTCATCTCTGTTCTCACTGAGCCGAAATGGTTCAAGGGTGATCTCGTTGATATGTTGGCCGTGCGAAATGCCGTGGACAGTTTGCCCAACCGACCCGCAATCTTGCGAAAAGATTTTATCCTCTCGAAATACATGATTGACGAAGCTAGATTATACGGCGCGGACACGGTTCTCCTCATCGTTGCGATGCTCGAACCCGAACAGCTGAAAGAGCTGTACGATTACTCGGTCTCACTCGGTATGGAACCCTTGGTCGAGGTCAACAATCCTACGGAACTCAAACTTGCTCTTGAAATTGGATCCAAGGTGATTGGAGTGAACAACCGAAATCTGCACGATTTCAACGTCGACATGTCAACTACATCACGAGTCAATGCGGCTTTGGAAGGCCAAGATGTCATTCTCTGCGCTCTCAGTGGGATCTCTAGTCCCGAGGATGTTGCGAAGTATGTCAAGGAGGGTGTCAAGGCTGTCCTCATTGGTGAAGCGTTGATGCGAGCGAGTGACACAAAAGCTTTCCTCCGATCGTTGATCGGtctcccacctccaactccctcgaagaaggcaaagacgCTAGCGAAGATCTGTGGAATCAGAACACCGGCGGATGCACAACTCGCCATTGATGCAGGTGCAGACTTGCTCGGCCTCATTCTCGTTCCCGGAGCGAAACGACGAGTCACGTTCGAAGTCGCTCGAGAGATCGCTTCGACAGTTCGATCGGCTCGTTCCAAGTCTTCCCGAACCCCACTCGAATCAGCCAACGAACCTTGGTTCACCAGCAACTCCCGACGACTAGCTTCTCGACGAAAACCATCATTGGTGGGAGTATTCCAGAATCAATCACTCGACGACATCTTAGATGCGGTCGAAGAGATTGGATTGGATCTGGTCCAATTGCACGGCGATGAACCGCAAGGTTGGGCAAAACATATTCCAGTCCCCGTGATCAAAGTGTTCAGAGTATCTCCAGAAGGTACAGTCAGAGGAGGTGAACTATCACGTCCTGGACAAAATCAATTTGTCCTTCTCGATGCTGCTGGTGCAACGGCGGCCcaaggcggtggtggagaagggaagagttTCCCCTGGGAGCATGCGAAGAAGATTGTGGAAGCTGGTGAAGTTGGATCAGAAGGACATTTCCCCTTACCGGTCATTTTGGCGGGTGGATTGACACCTGATAATGTTAGAGAAGCGATTGAacaagctggagaaggagtgttTTGTGTAGATGTCAGTAGTGGAGTGGAAGGTAGTgaagggggaaaggataAGGACAAGGTTGAGAAGTTTGTGAGAGCCGTCAAGGGGTAGGTAGTGCATGACATGTATGTCCATTTGCATTTCAAAAGTCACTCACACATCGCCGATGAGACTTTGGTCATCCTGTTTCTCCTGTGTTGTTTTACATGCGGTCAAGTCGTACGACACTTCAATGGAGACTGCACGACAGATTACTCCTACATATATACACGGTTCTAGTTCTACAACTTGAGTAATAACACCTCGATCATACTCAACAAAACAGTCGTCTGGACACTCGGCGACCCTTCAACCCCCTTGCCCAGGtgtctctcctcctcctcatttCCCTTCGAAGTGGAAGTAGACCACATCAAACTCTCCTTGACTTCTTTCTTCCACAGCTCATCCCCTTTATATCGTCTCACGACCGATTTCTGCTCTACGCTGACCTCCTCCCATGTCTTCAAAAATAAATTGATCAAAGCCAATTTGATGGTCActatcttctccaacttttcCCTGGTTTCGATATCAACGCCATCTTCCTTGCTCGAGTTTCTCGTGATCGTTTTTGATACCGGTATCGCCACGTTGAGAGGTAGTAACTCCGCAAACACATAACGTAGTGTCGGTTCACCTAAACCGTTCGTCCGCTTTTCGAAATCTGATTCATTCTTCGATTCCTCCAcattcttcctccgtcttcgATCTGCTGCAGCGCGTCTTTGTGAAACTTTCTTTGATCGAATCCCACCCATATCTTCAAGGACCAGAGCGTAAATatgggcgaggaagaaccaTTCCACGTCTAATTCGGAGGCGAGTATCTGGCTTAGTCGTTGGATTGCAAAGACGGGGAGGGAACGGAAGAAATGTacgagagaggaagtgagtgaggaagggtggaaaggaggttgtGGAGAGAGAGCTGTGTGGAAGAGCTAGTATAGTGTCAATGATGAGACACctgagagaagggaggacTTCCGATCTAGTAAACTCACCAGCTTCAGTAGTTTTATGGCATCGGTTTCGCGTCGGAACTTCTCTTTGCTAGGCTGGGCGAGCAATGCGGATCGCACGATTGCCAGAATGATCGTCGCGTCATTGCGTTGTAGATCACCGTTGCGGTCATATGGCCTTGGTAGTTGTCTCAGCAGTAGACGAGAGTGTGGGACTAGTAAAGATAACGTCGACATCAGCTAAGTCCGGTACTCCGAATCGTCCTGCAACAGACTGTGTAACCTACTTTGTCCTTCGGCCACTTGCTGCTCGCTCTCGTCCTGTTCCCACAGCTTAACGAGCCACTCCAATATTCTCCACCCTACCTCCGAGACGACCCTATCACTCTGTccctgttcctcttcttccatatcCGCATTCTCGTCCACccgcctcatcttcccctttcctttgccCTTATTACCATCACTCTCCCATAATAATGCCCAAACCCCTTCATCCCTACATCTCTTCAAAGTTCGCCATACTTGACGATGTAATTCCGAGCGTCGATAATCCCAATCCAGCCATTTGGGTGTCTCTTCAGATCGAAGCTgggatgacgatggatgCGATGGGAGAGATGTGGCGAAGCTCGAGGGGGaatggaaggaaaggagacgGTAGAGTATATCGAATGGAGCAGAGGGTGGGACAGAGTGAGCGGTAGGATTGAGGCACAGATATAGGAGCAGTTGGATATGTTCTCTATGCCGATTTTGAGATCAGTATGCTTGTACTAGATACAAAAACCGACATCACCTACGTAGGGGGTATGACCTCTTCTCGAACTAGACTGTTCAGTGTCCCAAGCGCAATGGGAGCTACAACAAACAATTAGCATATTGTACTCGTTAGATAGACTCAGACTGACCAAAGTTCTCCTCCACAGACCCATTGACGATCTCCCTCCAACCATGAGGGTAGACAGGCGGGTTACTCATCCCCGTTGTCATCTTGACCACTGGACTCGGAAACATGAGGAACAACAAAAGTGAAAACACATTGATCGCGTCGAGTGaacgtcctccacctcccgtACTACGGCGTCGAGTTTAGTGCAAAGTGGATTTCCAGTAACCGGCTAGAGATTTCAACATTTCACTTTGGCCAACTCAATCTCGATTTCCTTTGTTTTGGTGCTTTCATTCTTTTTTGGATGCCTTTTCTGCACGTAGAGCGCTACTCCCACATGCTTGACTACCTTATCACTAAGCTACATGCTTACATATCTTTATAAGCCAATGAGAGGAGTGCGCTTAGCTGGGAGGCTGCTAAAAGGGAGGGGGAAATTAAAGCCAACTGTGTCAGTTGTAGATTTGAGCGTGGTTATGGACAAGTTGCAGATGGTACAAGTGATTTGTTAGAGGCTGACTGAATTGACAAGTCTGTACTTATGCATACAACACAAATCATACATTGTACTGTATGATGCATCATGGGCATGGATGCATGTTGTAATGTGGATTCAAGTCAACTGTATCAATACGTGAGTTTGTGGTTCTCACGATACCGGGACTGattgtcagaggcgggtccgttgacgagccttagcggggaatacgggttacgaatagcacaaagtcctgtaccgaattgtacgagttgagcaccgaatgtacgagacttggggttgactagcagtTTGCTGTACTGGtaccacagtagtgaactagacagaggaatatacatttgtcacaggaataactatgtacgagtcctgtgctcatgtatataagtaccaatgatgttacaagaaccgtgggaacgattagtcagtcgaatctTGACAGAACTGTGGTGGAAACTTCCATGACATTTACTCCAATTTAACCACACATAGAGGCTTAAAAACTAGATGGGGTAGATCCCCAAGTGTTCTGATTGGATGTATCTAGGTGGGCCATCAATTAGAAATCGGATGCATGGTTATGTAGGTTGATGAAGTCAAATGCTTTTGGCTGGGAAGGAGGTGTCTGAAGTAGTGGACAGGAAGAGTGGAGGGCGCGCGGCGAAAAACGACATTGCACTAAACTCGACGCCGtaacctctccctcttcggtCGTGGTCAAGTACGATGCCACACGTGCGGGACTATTTCGGGAATTtgtatttgatcccgttgcTCGCTGCTCGCTGCTCACCGCCGCGTCACACGTCCATACATACCATCAACGCTTGACTTTGATGTTGT of Kwoniella shandongensis chromosome 3, complete sequence contains these proteins:
- a CDS encoding multifunctional tryptophan biosynthesis protein codes for the protein MGYTLLIDNYDSFTWNIYADLASIGGNPFVVRNDKITMKEVEAMFEAGELDRLVISPGPGHPRTDSGISRDVISWGMGKLPILGVCMGLECIVDLLGGDIAFAGEIKHGKTSLVKHDGLGVFHDLPQDLSSTRYHSLSASVLSLPPILQVTSTTKESGVIMGVRHRNYTVEAVQYHPESCMSEGGRGLMANFLKMKGGKWGGENAWCGVVEGVDAQEEAKPKVNGNANGNAPSVPTILNKIHAQRLLDVEASSSVHAKTPANVSTSLSLHTSPPLINFLQRIKSTPHTAVMAEIKRASPSKGDIAPLASAPAQALKYALAGASVISVLTEPKWFKGDLVDMLAVRNAVDSLPNRPAILRKDFILSKYMIDEARLYGADTVLLIVAMLEPEQLKELYDYSVSLGMEPLVEVNNPTELKLALEIGSKVIGVNNRNLHDFNVDMSTTSRVNAALEGQDVILCALSGISSPEDVAKYVKEGVKAVLIGEALMRASDTKAFLRSLIGLPPPTPSKKAKTLAKICGIRTPADAQLAIDAGADLLGLILVPGAKRRVTFEVAREIASTVRSARSKSSRTPLESANEPWFTSNSRRLASRRKPSLVGVFQNQSLDDILDAVEEIGLDLVQLHGDEPQGWAKHIPVPVIKVFRVSPEGTVRGGELSRPGQNQFVLLDAAGATAAQGGGGEGKSFPWEHAKKIVEAGEVGSEGHFPLPVILAGGLTPDNVREAIEQAGEGVFCVDVSSGVEGSEGGKDKDKVEKFVRAVKG